The DNA window AGGGGTGCCGCACGGTTCCCAGTTGGAGAAGCTTGCGGCCGGCATCGAGCTTGAGGACGGGGTCACCGCTCCGGCGGAGGTCGAATACCAGGACGTGGATCTGGACGCGAACGAATCGGTGATCCGGATCACGATCTACGAAGGGCGCAACCGGCAAGTGCGCCGCATGTTCGAGGCGATCGGCTGCACGGTCGTCCGGCTGAAGCGGATCGCCATCGGTCCGCTGCAACTGGGAGGACTGTCTCGCGGCAAGCACCGGCCCTTGACGCCGCAGGAGATCAACGAGCTCAAGCAAAGCGCCAACCAGACACATAAATTTCAAAAACGCGGTTAATGGACATCGGAAACTTCCGATATAATGAGGAGAGATTTGCGCCGATGAAGGAGCATGGACATGGGCAATAACAAAAAATGGCTTCAGCTCATCATCTTGACCGCCGTACTGCTGATCGGAGGATATACGATCGCCGATTCGATGTTTTCCCAGCAGACGGTGCCGCAGGAGGGCAGCGAAGCGCCGAACTTCGGCTTGGCGGGCCTCGACGAGCAAGTCTATCAATTGGACGAGCAGCGCAATCATGTGGTGCTCTTGAATTTTTGGGGAACTTGGTGCGATCCGTGCAAGCGGGAGATGCCCGCCATTCAGAAGCAATACGAGAAGTGGAAGGACAAGGGGGTTCGCGTGCTCGCCGTCAATATCGGGGAAAGCGCGGTTACGGTCCGGAGCTTTATGGAACAGCACCAACTGACCTTCCCGGTATTGTTCGACCCGAATGAAAGCATCCGCAAAAAATACGGCGTCGTGAACTATCCGACGACTTTTTTTATCGACCGTCAAGGCATTATCCGCGTGAAAAAAGAAGGCGAGATGGATGAGGCATTCATCGACTCGACCTTGTCCGAGCTGCTCGGCTAACGAACAGGCCGGTCGGCGCGGCCAGGGAGGACAATCATGATACCTAACACCAAATGCGAATGCGGCCACCAGAATCATATCGGCACCGTCCTGTGCGAATCGTGCGGGAAGCCGCTTGAGGACACGCCGTCAACCGAACCGCTGGAGATGCGTTACGACGGGGTCGCCCGCCGTTCCCAGCGGGAGAAAAGAACGATCCTCGACCACGTCTGGGCCTGGCTGTCATCGGTCAAGACCGCGCTTTGGATTATCGGCATCACGCTGGTCGGCGCTTCGCTCGGTTCGATCTACCCGCAGACCGACACGATCATCAACGCCGAGATGATCGATCTCGCCCAATACTACCGGGACAACCACGGCACAATCGGCTATTATTACTACTTGCTCGGGTTCGCGGACACGTACGATTCGTGGTGGTTCCGGGGGCTGCTGGTGCTGATCGGAACGTCGCTGGTCGTATGCAGCCTGGACCGCGTCCTGCCGCTGTACCGGGCACTGTCGAAGCAGCAGATCCGCAAGCATCTCCAGTTCATCACGAGACAACGCGTGTCGTGGACAGGCCCGGTCACGGCTCCCGGGGACGACCAGGCGGCCGAGGAATGGGTCCGGGAGGCGGGCAAACAGTTCCGGCGCAAAGGCTACCGGGTTCATATCGACGGTACGGCGCTGCTCGCGGAGAAGCACCGGTTCAGCCGGTGGGGGCCGTATATCAACCACATCGGGCTGATTATCTTTTTGCTGGCGTTGCTGGCAAGAGGCATTCCCGGATGGTCGATGGACCAATACCTGGCGTTTCTCGAAGGCGAGCCGACGCCGATCCCGGAGACGAAGTATTATTTGGAGAACCGGAAATTTTCCATCACGTTCTATGACGAATCCGAGATGCGGGAATCGTTCCGGGAGCAAGGAAAGTCGGTTCCGAAGGAGTTCAAGACC is part of the Paenibacillus thermoaerophilus genome and encodes:
- the resA gene encoding thiol-disulfide oxidoreductase ResA, which encodes MGNNKKWLQLIILTAVLLIGGYTIADSMFSQQTVPQEGSEAPNFGLAGLDEQVYQLDEQRNHVVLLNFWGTWCDPCKREMPAIQKQYEKWKDKGVRVLAVNIGESAVTVRSFMEQHQLTFPVLFDPNESIRKKYGVVNYPTTFFIDRQGIIRVKKEGEMDEAFIDSTLSELLG
- a CDS encoding cytochrome c biogenesis protein ResB, whose amino-acid sequence is MIPNTKCECGHQNHIGTVLCESCGKPLEDTPSTEPLEMRYDGVARRSQREKRTILDHVWAWLSSVKTALWIIGITLVGASLGSIYPQTDTIINAEMIDLAQYYRDNHGTIGYYYYLLGFADTYDSWWFRGLLVLIGTSLVVCSLDRVLPLYRALSKQQIRKHLQFITRQRVSWTGPVTAPGDDQAAEEWVREAGKQFRRKGYRVHIDGTALLAEKHRFSRWGPYINHIGLIIFLLALLARGIPGWSMDQYLAFLEGEPTPIPETKYYLENRKFSITFYDESEMRESFREQGKSVPKEFKTEAILYECKSGCGGAKPELVEVHRQDIVVNKPLEYKGLLVYQYDFAQTPQILAVRPTLRNAATGEAYGQIELSTKHPEESYTVGPYKLQLRNYYPSFGLDESGKPVNKLNKPEAPAYVFQITGPGLPEGGVAHLYFARPADKAAYGEDQINRAAGSPFVLAVQSMETDVDIANYTSYLNVRTERALVPILIGASIFVIGVVIGTYWQHRRVWLRIDDGVLSLGAHTNKNWYGLRHEVAQALSRSGVETTPQSLDRGGKKP